A region of Sulfurimonas sp. DNA encodes the following proteins:
- the gap gene encoding type I glyceraldehyde-3-phosphate dehydrogenase: MALKIAINGFGRIGRCVARIAATRNDVEIVAINDTASREMLLYLLKNDSVHGTFASNIEDVDADHISIDGQSIKIFNDRDPKKLKFADSGADIVLECTGVFLTQESAQVHIDNGVSKVLFSAPAKDKNTATFVLGVNEGLYDGQAIVSNASCTTNCLAPVAKVLDDAFGIEKGLMTTIHSYTNDQNILDVKHSKDKRRARAGALNMIPTTTGAAKAISLVMPQLTGRLHGQSVRVPTPNVSMVDLNVVVKKQTSLEEVTAVFNQMADTKLKGLLLMDKEMRVSQDFVGSPYSSIVAEDLTQVIGGDMIKVMAWYDNEWGYSMRLIDMALHITK, from the coding sequence ATGGCATTAAAGATAGCAATTAACGGTTTTGGTAGAATTGGTCGTTGTGTAGCACGCATAGCAGCAACAAGAAATGATGTTGAAATAGTAGCAATAAACGATACGGCAAGTAGAGAAATGCTTTTATATCTACTTAAAAATGATTCTGTTCATGGTACTTTTGCTAGCAATATAGAAGATGTAGACGCTGATCATATAAGCATAGATGGGCAAAGTATTAAAATTTTTAATGATCGTGACCCTAAAAAATTAAAATTTGCAGATTCTGGTGCAGATATAGTTTTAGAGTGTACAGGCGTATTTTTAACTCAAGAATCTGCTCAGGTTCATATTGATAATGGTGTTTCTAAAGTTTTATTTTCCGCTCCAGCAAAAGATAAAAACACAGCTACATTTGTTCTAGGTGTCAATGAAGGTCTGTATGATGGGCAAGCAATAGTTTCAAATGCTTCTTGTACAACAAACTGTTTAGCTCCTGTTGCGAAAGTTTTAGATGATGCTTTTGGAATTGAAAAAGGTCTTATGACAACTATTCACTCATATACAAATGATCAAAATATTTTAGATGTTAAACATTCAAAAGATAAGCGTAGAGCAAGAGCTGGAGCATTAAATATGATTCCAACTACAACTGGTGCTGCAAAAGCAATTTCTTTAGTTATGCCACAACTAACAGGAAGACTTCATGGGCAAAGTGTTCGTGTTCCAACTCCAAATGTTTCTATGGTTGATTTAAATGTTGTAGTAAAAAAACAAACTTCACTAGAAGAAGTTACAGCTGTGTTTAACCAAATGGCAGATACAAAATTAAAAGGTCTGTTGCTTATGGATAAAGAAATGAGAGTTTCTCAAGACTTTGTTGGTTCACCTTATAGCTCAATTGTTGCGGAGGATTTAACTCAAGTTATCGGTGGAGATATGATTAAAGTTATGGCTTGGTATGATAATGAATGGGGTTATTCAATGCGTTTAATAGACATGGCGCTTCACATAACTAAGTAA
- the nusA gene encoding transcription termination factor NusA has translation MEKILDIVDAIAHEKGLQPEKVIEALKTAFVQTAKRVIDRNFAFVAEINDETKSIEIIQTITVIADDDEKLLDEEIAPAYISITDAREYDDQVELEDQLQVPHSLEEYGRTGASQLHREIEFHIQRLVEDELFNKYKSKIGTLVTGRVTSVDPHNATYIEVDEVRAVLPMKSRIKGEIFVKGDHLKAVVRRVNMDKENGIQIELSRTSPKFLEELLALEVPEIADGTVIVEKSARIPGERAKIALLSTHPQVDAVGATVGVKGVRINAVSQELIGENIDCVEFTSIQELFISRVMSPAIISHVELVKNEEGEAQKAIITLPADQKSKAIGKSGINIRLASMLTGLNIELVENDQVTNEDGELQEAKDGVDALEALFN, from the coding sequence ATGGAAAAAATATTAGACATAGTAGATGCAATCGCACATGAGAAAGGTCTTCAACCTGAAAAAGTTATAGAGGCTTTAAAAACAGCATTTGTTCAAACTGCAAAAAGAGTTATCGATAGAAATTTTGCTTTTGTAGCTGAGATAAATGATGAAACAAAAAGTATAGAAATAATTCAAACAATTACAGTTATCGCAGACGATGATGAAAAATTATTAGATGAAGAAATAGCACCGGCATATATCTCAATCACAGATGCCAGAGAGTATGATGATCAAGTAGAACTTGAAGACCAATTGCAAGTCCCTCACTCACTTGAAGAATATGGAAGGACAGGTGCTTCTCAGCTTCATCGTGAAATCGAGTTTCATATACAAAGACTAGTAGAAGATGAACTATTTAACAAATATAAATCAAAAATAGGCACTTTAGTAACTGGTCGAGTTACAAGTGTTGACCCGCATAATGCAACATATATAGAAGTAGATGAAGTGCGTGCTGTTCTTCCTATGAAAAGCCGTATAAAAGGTGAAATTTTTGTAAAAGGTGATCACTTAAAAGCTGTTGTTCGTCGTGTAAATATGGACAAAGAAAATGGTATTCAAATCGAGCTTTCTCGTACTAGTCCAAAGTTTTTAGAAGAGCTTTTAGCACTTGAAGTTCCTGAAATTGCAGATGGCACAGTTATCGTAGAAAAATCAGCTCGTATCCCTGGAGAAAGAGCAAAAATCGCACTTCTTAGTACTCATCCCCAAGTAGATGCTGTCGGTGCTACAGTAGGTGTTAAGGGTGTTCGTATAAATGCTGTTAGCCAAGAGTTAATCGGTGAAAATATTGATTGTGTTGAGTTTACAAGTATTCAAGAACTTTTCATCTCAAGAGTAATGAGTCCTGCAATAATTTCTCATGTTGAACTTGTTAAAAATGAGGAAGGTGAAGCCCAAAAAGCAATTATAACTTTGCCAGCTGACCAAAAATCAAAAGCAATCGGGAAAAGTGGTATAAATATTCGTTTAGCATCTATGCTAACAGGTTTAAACATTGAACTAGTTGAAAATGATCAAGTAACAAATGAAGACGGAGAACTACAAGAAGCTAAAGATGGTGTAGATGCATTAGAAGCATTATTTAATTAA
- a CDS encoding HP0268 family nuclease yields the protein MDLKFARTDIDAKPKKAELEKIEASVEKDGSKIFYFDRENSHKDLLSLQDHFEEKGKSFYMNEVKFGLSDNEYMYQVHIIN from the coding sequence ATGGATTTAAAATTCGCAAGAACAGATATTGATGCAAAACCAAAAAAGGCTGAGTTAGAAAAAATCGAAGCTAGTGTTGAAAAAGACGGGAGTAAGATTTTTTATTTTGATAGAGAAAACTCTCATAAAGATTTACTTTCACTTCAAGATCATTTTGAAGAAAAAGGTAAAAGTTTTTATATGAATGAAGTTAAATTTGGTCTATCTGATAATGAATATATGTACCAAGTTCATATCATTAACTAG
- a CDS encoding triose-phosphate isomerase, with product MIVAANFKTNLTRKKTLNYLGALESILKEKNISQEVLVFPATSSLDEHEGLVTVGAQNAYATFNGAFTGEIGQEQLDEFGIKTILIGHSERRHVLGETQEELVTKFNFYKELGFKIVYCVGEPLEIRESGNEIMMKYISAQYEGIDTEYENLTIAYEPVWAIGTGLTPTLDDIQTVHQALKAKSKAPLLYGGSVKVANVEEVLSIENVDGVLVGGASLIAQDFAKMCEIAQEIENKE from the coding sequence ATGATAGTAGCAGCAAATTTTAAAACAAACCTAACTCGTAAAAAAACACTAAACTATTTAGGTGCTTTAGAAAGCATATTAAAAGAAAAAAATATTTCTCAAGAAGTTTTAGTATTTCCTGCGACATCTTCTCTTGATGAGCATGAAGGACTAGTTACTGTTGGTGCTCAAAATGCTTACGCCACTTTTAATGGAGCTTTTACAGGTGAAATAGGGCAAGAGCAATTAGATGAGTTTGGTATTAAAACTATTCTTATCGGACATAGTGAACGCCGACATGTTTTAGGTGAAACACAAGAAGAACTTGTAACAAAATTTAACTTTTATAAAGAGTTGGGGTTTAAGATAGTTTATTGTGTGGGAGAGCCTTTAGAGATACGAGAATCTGGAAATGAAATAATGATGAAATATATTTCTGCACAATACGAAGGTATAGATACAGAGTATGAAAATCTTACTATAGCTTATGAACCAGTTTGGGCAATAGGCACAGGATTAACTCCAACATTAGATGACATACAAACTGTTCATCAAGCATTAAAAGCTAAAAGTAAAGCACCGCTTCTTTATGGTGGCAGTGTAAAAGTAGCAAATGTTGAAGAAGTCCTCAGTATAGAAAATGTTGATGGTGTACTTGTTGGTGGAGCTTCACTTATAGCGCAAGATTTTGCAAAGATGTGTGAAATAGCACAAGAAATAGAAAATAAGGAATAA
- a CDS encoding lysophospholipid acyltransferase family protein encodes MLKNISRALALLILPFIASLLIRLIYLTNKKVFHVPKTIGNEPIIFACWHGELLMLPYVYLYCRKKPHAKVLISPHFDGKLISKTVKYFGLDTIAGSSNRNATRVLIQAMKSLKNGFDIGITPDGPKGPRHEVADGIIVMAQKTKTKVVLVKIVATKFWQLNSWDKFLIPKPFGMLNYYASSPVDVDGMKLEEAKALIKKELEKYEV; translated from the coding sequence TTGCTTAAAAATATAAGTCGTGCTTTGGCACTTCTTATCCTTCCATTTATAGCCTCTTTGCTTATCAGACTTATTTATTTAACTAACAAAAAAGTATTTCATGTTCCAAAAACCATAGGTAATGAGCCAATTATTTTCGCCTGTTGGCATGGGGAACTTTTGATGTTGCCATATGTATATCTTTATTGTAGAAAAAAACCTCATGCAAAAGTTTTAATTTCTCCTCATTTTGATGGAAAATTGATTTCAAAAACTGTAAAATATTTTGGGCTTGATACTATTGCAGGGTCTTCAAATAGAAATGCTACAAGAGTTCTAATTCAAGCTATGAAGAGTTTAAAAAATGGTTTTGATATAGGAATAACACCAGATGGTCCAAAAGGACCAAGACATGAAGTGGCAGATGGTATAATTGTCATGGCACAAAAAACTAAAACAAAAGTAGTTTTAGTTAAAATAGTGGCAACAAAGTTTTGGCAGTTAAATAGTTGGGATAAATTTCTTATACCAAAACCTTTTGGTATGTTAAATTATTATGCATCTTCGCCCGTAGATGTTGATGGGATGAAACTAGAAGAAGCTAAAGCTTTAATAAAAAAAGAATTGGAGAAGTATGAAGTCTAA
- a CDS encoding tyrosine-type recombinase/integrase: protein MKKLLDKKRVDFLNFLENFRGYSDLTIKSYDESLKEAMSIAEISVDAKIITVNLMPYRIKISNLNAKTISKKLSAIRSFASFLNDNKMNVILLSDESVKVASTLPKPISHKYIVQALEVAHLKEKLIVTMLYTLGLRISELSSLKVEDISDAWVRVLGKGNKHRDIPLLHSTKELIDEYFSNNYPKIFLFELNDERLSENSLRYTVNKVFKKVGLKVTPHQLRHSYATALLNAGAPIADVSELLGHSTMATTQIYTKLGSALKQQNYNKAHPLCGDE from the coding sequence TTGAAAAAGTTACTAGATAAAAAAAGAGTTGATTTTTTAAATTTTTTAGAAAATTTTAGAGGCTATTCTGATTTAACAATCAAAAGTTATGATGAGTCTTTAAAAGAAGCAATGAGTATCGCTGAAATAAGCGTAGATGCTAAAATAATAACTGTAAATTTAATGCCATATAGAATTAAAATATCTAATCTCAATGCAAAAACAATAAGTAAAAAGCTTAGTGCTATTAGAAGTTTTGCCTCTTTTCTTAATGATAATAAAATGAATGTCATACTTTTATCTGATGAAAGCGTAAAAGTTGCTTCAACATTACCCAAGCCAATCTCTCATAAATATATTGTTCAAGCCTTAGAAGTTGCACACTTAAAAGAAAAACTCATAGTTACAATGCTTTACACTTTAGGTTTGAGAATTTCTGAACTGTCATCTTTGAAAGTTGAAGATATATCAGATGCGTGGGTTAGAGTTTTAGGAAAGGGAAATAAACATAGAGATATACCACTTTTGCACTCAACTAAAGAGTTGATAGATGAATATTTCTCAAATAATTATCCCAAAATATTTCTTTTTGAGTTAAATGATGAAAGATTAAGCGAAAACAGTCTAAGATATACAGTTAATAAAGTTTTTAAAAAAGTTGGGTTAAAAGTTACTCCGCATCAATTACGACATTCTTATGCAACAGCACTTTTAAATGCAGGTGCTCCTATTGCAGATGTAAGTGAATTGCTTGGTCATTCAACTATGGCAACGACACAAATATATACAAAATTAGGTAGTGCATTGAAACAACAAAATTATAACAAAGCACATCCACTTTGTGGAGATGAATAG
- a CDS encoding phosphoglycerate kinase, whose amino-acid sequence MELYNIKKLDLEGKKVFIRCDFNVPMDEFGNISDDRRIRSAISTINFCLDQNCSVILASHLGRPKGEVVEKYSLIPVARRIQHLLKRDVVIATDVVGSDAMEKVSNLKKGDVLLLENLRFEMGETENDEELSKKLASMADFYINDAFGVCHRAHSSVEGITKFFDEEHKAAGFLLQREIEFFGKLISNPVRPFAAIVGGSKVSGKLEALINLLPKVDKIFIGGGMAFTFLKQMGYDIGASLVEDDLLQDAGHVMEEAKKLGVKFYLPVDVIAADKFAEDAVSKIVTAQEIPKGWMGLDIGPATVRLYREGLNDVQTVLWNGPMGVYEMDKFARGSSKIAHFVADSYATTVVGGGDTADLVQRIGVDDEISFISTGGGASLELLEGKILPGVAPLIISEG is encoded by the coding sequence ATGGAACTATATAATATAAAAAAACTTGATTTAGAAGGTAAAAAAGTTTTCATCAGATGTGATTTTAATGTACCAATGGATGAATTTGGAAATATCTCTGATGATAGAAGAATTCGTTCAGCAATTTCAACTATTAATTTTTGTCTTGATCAAAATTGTTCAGTTATTTTAGCTTCACATCTTGGTCGTCCAAAAGGTGAAGTAGTCGAAAAGTATTCACTTATTCCAGTAGCTAGAAGAATACAACATCTTTTAAAAAGAGATGTAGTTATAGCTACTGATGTTGTTGGTTCAGATGCCATGGAAAAAGTGTCTAATCTTAAAAAAGGGGATGTCCTTCTTTTAGAAAATCTTCGTTTTGAGATGGGTGAAACTGAGAATGATGAAGAGTTATCTAAAAAGTTAGCATCTATGGCAGACTTTTACATAAATGATGCTTTTGGTGTATGCCATCGTGCTCACTCTTCGGTTGAAGGCATCACAAAGTTTTTTGATGAAGAACATAAAGCTGCTGGTTTTTTACTTCAACGAGAGATAGAATTTTTTGGTAAACTTATTTCCAATCCTGTTCGTCCTTTTGCTGCTATTGTTGGTGGAAGTAAAGTTTCAGGAAAACTAGAGGCACTTATAAATCTACTTCCAAAAGTTGATAAAATATTTATTGGTGGAGGAATGGCTTTTACATTCTTAAAGCAGATGGGTTATGATATCGGAGCTTCTTTAGTCGAAGATGATTTACTCCAAGATGCTGGGCATGTTATGGAAGAAGCTAAAAAACTTGGTGTTAAATTTTATCTTCCTGTTGATGTTATTGCCGCTGATAAGTTTGCTGAAGATGCAGTAAGTAAAATAGTTACAGCACAAGAAATTCCAAAGGGATGGATGGGTTTAGATATTGGACCTGCAACAGTTAGACTTTATCGTGAAGGTTTAAATGATGTTCAAACTGTTCTTTGGAATGGACCTATGGGCGTTTACGAAATGGATAAATTTGCAAGAGGTTCATCAAAAATAGCTCATTTTGTAGCTGATAGTTATGCTACAACAGTTGTTGGTGGTGGAGATACCGCTGACCTTGTTCAACGCATAGGTGTTGATGATGAGATAAGTTTTATATCTACCGGTGGTGGAGCCTCTTTAGAACTTTTAGAGGGTAAGATTTTACCAGGTGTAGCACCATTAATTATTTCAGAAGGTTAA
- the nadD gene encoding nicotinate (nicotinamide) nucleotide adenylyltransferase has product MKTIALFGGSFDPPHIGHIAIIKALINLKEIDKVIVLPTFLSPFKEKSFLKASKRFELLKEIFNNEKNVEISNYEVNQRQKNPSIKSVKHFLKEYKTIYFVIGADNLATLDKWEKYEELKTLVTFIVASRDKIKIPKEYMTLNIDENISSTKLRKKRNNLNKRIEQITSSLDKNKAEGIEVFNLKDKNYFVDYAIIASSLGTRHTVALLNHLKDDLKPAETFNNVDESGDWIVIDLGDILIHIMTPEYRVKYDMESFLSSLRDGKEGDDL; this is encoded by the coding sequence ATGAAAACAATCGCTCTTTTTGGAGGCTCTTTTGACCCTCCACACATTGGACATATTGCTATAATAAAAGCCTTAATCAATCTTAAAGAGATTGACAAGGTCATTGTTTTGCCTACTTTTTTGAGTCCTTTTAAAGAAAAATCTTTTCTAAAAGCCTCAAAAAGGTTTGAGTTATTAAAAGAAATTTTTAATAATGAAAAAAATGTAGAAATTTCAAATTATGAAGTAAACCAGAGACAAAAAAATCCATCTATAAAAAGTGTAAAACATTTTTTAAAAGAGTATAAAACAATTTACTTTGTCATAGGTGCGGACAATCTCGCAACTCTTGACAAATGGGAAAAATATGAAGAACTTAAAACATTAGTCACTTTTATAGTTGCTTCAAGAGATAAAATTAAAATACCCAAAGAGTATATGACTCTTAACATAGATGAAAACATTTCATCTACAAAATTAAGAAAAAAAAGGAATAACTTGAACAAAAGAATAGAACAAATCACATCTTCACTAGATAAGAATAAAGCCGAAGGCATAGAAGTTTTTAATTTAAAAGATAAAAACTACTTTGTCGATTATGCAATAATTGCTTCTTCACTTGGTACGAGACATACAGTAGCTTTACTTAACCACTTAAAAGATGATTTAAAACCAGCAGAGACTTTTAACAATGTTGATGAAAGTGGAGATTGGATAGTTATTGATTTAGGAGATATTCTTATTCATATTATGACTCCAGAATATAGAGTTAAGTATGATATGGAAAGTTTTTTAAGTTCTCTTAGAGATGGCAAAGAGGGTGATGACCTTTAG
- the fabI gene encoding enoyl-ACP reductase FabI, with amino-acid sequence MIMKGKRGLIVGLANNKSIAYGIAKSCAEQGAEMAFTYLNDALKKRVVPIAKEFGSDKVYELDVSNEEHMAGIAQLIEKDFGKIDFLVHSVAFAPKEALSQPFIKTTKEAFQIAMDISVFSLIDLTNRLESVLTDDASILTLSYLGGPKYIVNYNVMGVAKAALESTVRYMAVDLGKKGQRVNAISAGPIRTLAAAGIGDFKQILNWNETNSPLKQNVTTTQVGNSAMYLLSDLASGVTGEVHYVDSGYNVMGMAAADINEEGKTVLAWDMRK; translated from the coding sequence ATGATAATGAAAGGTAAAAGAGGTCTAATCGTAGGTCTTGCAAATAATAAATCAATAGCTTACGGTATAGCAAAGTCTTGTGCAGAACAAGGTGCAGAGATGGCATTTACATATTTAAATGATGCACTTAAAAAAAGAGTTGTACCAATTGCTAAAGAGTTTGGAAGTGATAAGGTTTATGAATTAGATGTATCAAACGAAGAGCATATGGCAGGAATTGCCCAGTTAATAGAAAAAGATTTTGGTAAGATTGACTTTTTAGTACACTCTGTTGCGTTTGCACCAAAAGAAGCACTCTCTCAACCTTTTATCAAAACTACAAAAGAAGCTTTTCAAATTGCTATGGATATTTCAGTTTTTTCACTCATAGACTTAACAAATCGTTTAGAATCAGTCTTAACCGATGACGCATCTATCCTTACTCTTTCATATCTTGGTGGACCAAAATACATTGTTAACTACAATGTTATGGGAGTTGCAAAAGCAGCACTTGAATCAACTGTAAGATACATGGCTGTTGATTTAGGTAAAAAAGGTCAAAGAGTAAATGCTATTTCAGCTGGGCCAATTAGAACACTTGCCGCTGCTGGGATAGGTGATTTTAAACAGATTCTTAATTGGAATGAAACCAATTCACCACTAAAGCAAAACGTTACAACTACACAGGTTGGTAACTCAGCAATGTATCTTTTAAGTGATTTAGCATCTGGAGTTACTGGTGAAGTTCATTATGTTGATAGTGGTTACAATGTAATGGGCATGGCAGCTGCTGATATAAATGAAGAAGGTAAAACTGTTCTTGCATGGGATATGAGAAAGTAA
- the miaB gene encoding tRNA (N6-isopentenyl adenosine(37)-C2)-methylthiotransferase MiaB translates to MVKKLFVETLGCAMNSRDSEHMIAQLREKDGYETTSDFKEADLILINTCSVREKPVSKLFSELGIFNKKKKADAKIGVCGCTASHLGEEIIKRAPYVNFVLGARNVSKISEVLHKDKAVEIDINYDESEFAFDDFRTSPYKAFINISMGCDKSCTYCIVPKTRGDEISIPMNLIIDESRRAVNNGAKEIFLLGQNVNNYGRRFSGGHEKSNFTKLLQELSEIQNLQRIRFTSPHPFHMDDEFIEEFASNPKICKSMHMPLQSGSTKVLKDMKRGYSKEWFLNRVKKLRSECPEVSISTDIIVAFPGESDEDFEDTLDVMNQVRFNQIFSFKYSARPQTEAEHFTNTVDADIASARLTKLQNIHTDILDEINATSLGKTYRVYFQDLIQDYFVSGRSDDNIVIKVKGSDELLGEFRDVKITSIGRTILTGEIVA, encoded by the coding sequence ATAGTGAAAAAACTCTTTGTTGAAACTTTAGGTTGTGCTATGAACTCTCGAGATAGTGAGCATATGATTGCTCAGTTACGAGAAAAAGATGGCTATGAAACTACAAGCGACTTTAAAGAAGCTGACCTTATTTTGATAAATACCTGCTCAGTTAGAGAGAAACCTGTTTCTAAACTTTTTTCAGAGTTAGGGATATTTAACAAAAAGAAAAAAGCAGATGCTAAAATAGGTGTTTGTGGTTGTACTGCGTCACATTTAGGTGAAGAAATAATCAAAAGAGCACCTTATGTAAACTTTGTTTTAGGTGCTAGAAATGTTTCTAAAATCAGTGAAGTTTTACATAAAGATAAAGCTGTTGAAATAGATATAAATTATGATGAAAGTGAGTTTGCTTTTGATGATTTTAGAACATCTCCATATAAAGCTTTTATAAATATTTCTATGGGCTGTGATAAGTCTTGCACTTATTGTATCGTTCCAAAAACTCGTGGCGATGAGATCTCTATTCCTATGAATTTAATCATTGATGAATCAAGAAGAGCTGTAAATAACGGTGCTAAAGAGATTTTTCTTTTGGGACAAAATGTTAACAATTATGGTCGCCGTTTTTCTGGTGGACATGAAAAATCAAACTTTACAAAACTTCTTCAAGAGCTTAGTGAAATCCAAAATTTACAAAGAATTCGCTTTACATCTCCACACCCTTTTCACATGGATGATGAGTTTATTGAGGAGTTCGCATCTAACCCTAAAATTTGTAAATCAATGCACATGCCTCTTCAAAGCGGAAGTACAAAGGTTTTAAAAGATATGAAAAGAGGTTACTCTAAAGAGTGGTTTTTAAATCGTGTAAAAAAACTTCGCTCAGAGTGTCCAGAGGTTAGTATATCTACTGATATTATAGTAGCTTTCCCAGGGGAGAGTGATGAAGATTTTGAAGATACTTTAGATGTTATGAATCAAGTTAGATTTAACCAAATCTTTTCTTTTAAGTATTCTGCTAGACCCCAAACTGAAGCAGAGCATTTTACAAATACAGTAGATGCAGATATTGCATCTGCAAGACTTACAAAATTACAAAATATACATACCGATATTTTAGATGAAATAAATGCTACATCTTTAGGTAAAACTTATCGTGTTTATTTCCAAGACCTGATACAAGATTATTTTGTAAGTGGTAGAAGTGATGACAATATTGTCATAAAAGTAAAAGGTTCAGATGAACTTTTAGGAGAGTTTCGAGATGTTAAGATAACTTCTATTGGAAGAACAATTTTAACAGGAGAAATCGTTGCTTAA
- a CDS encoding ABC transporter permease: protein MLELIKKLFYLLFMLLLISIISFLAIHSAPNSFFAAGELNPNMTKEAIEQLKAVYGLDKSLFMQYVDWVKNMLTLNFGISFVSGQDVSAEILKRLPITLTMNLIALIAVFTLSLYLGVKAALQYEKKADYIIRQISLISFSMPSFYLALLFIIFLSLNLELFPIAGLHSIEEKTGFAYYTDMAWHLVLPIGVMIFVGLGSMIIYVRSLTLEILKSDYYYFALSRGLSQKKLLKFYILPNLLPPIITLLGLSLPGLIGGSVILESIFGIEGMGQLFFTSALSRDYPIIMGTLMITSFLTLLGNMIADLILLKLNPYMKRG from the coding sequence ATGTTAGAACTAATCAAAAAACTATTTTATTTACTTTTTATGTTACTGCTCATCTCAATCATATCTTTTTTAGCGATTCACTCTGCACCAAATAGTTTTTTTGCAGCAGGAGAACTTAATCCTAACATGACAAAAGAAGCTATAGAGCAGTTAAAAGCAGTTTATGGTTTAGATAAATCACTTTTTATGCAGTATGTTGATTGGGTGAAAAATATGCTTACTCTTAACTTTGGCATCTCTTTTGTAAGTGGGCAAGATGTAAGTGCTGAAATATTAAAACGACTACCAATAACGCTAACTATGAATTTAATTGCTCTTATTGCAGTTTTTACACTATCTTTGTATTTAGGAGTAAAAGCAGCCTTGCAATATGAAAAGAAAGCAGATTATATTATCCGTCAAATTTCTCTTATCTCTTTTTCTATGCCGTCATTTTATTTAGCTTTACTTTTTATAATCTTCTTATCTTTAAATTTAGAGCTTTTTCCAATAGCAGGACTTCACTCTATAGAAGAAAAAACAGGCTTTGCATACTATACAGATATGGCTTGGCATCTAGTGCTTCCCATTGGAGTTATGATATTTGTAGGTTTGGGAAGTATGATAATTTATGTTCGTTCTCTGACTTTAGAGATTTTAAAAAGTGATTATTACTATTTTGCTCTTTCTCGTGGTCTTAGTCAAAAGAAGCTACTAAAATTTTATATACTTCCAAATCTATTACCTCCAATTATTACACTTTTAGGATTGTCTTTACCAGGACTTATTGGAGGTAGTGTAATTTTAGAATCTATTTTTGGTATTGAAGGGATGGGACAACTTTTTTTCACGTCCGCTTTAAGTCGTGATTATCCTATTATAATGGGAACTTTGATGATAACATCGTTTTTAACGCTTTTGGGGAATATGATTGCGGATTTAATTTTACTAAAGTTAAATCCGTATATGAAAAGAGGATGA